TTGAGAGCAACAGATATAAAACAGAATTGCTAAAACTAAAGGAATTTTTACAAGATAAGATAGACAAATTCCCAGAAATCGCAAAAGACATAACCAATGATTTAAACATTGTTTCTCGTGAAGTAGAATCGGTAAATGCGATGGACACGCCTGAAAAACAACAAAACAAACAAGAAAAAGGCGATGTACAGCTGAATGTGAACGACCCTGACCTATACCAAGACGCTAATCGAATGAAAGAAGAGCAAGAACAAGAACAGGAGCAGGAAAGAAAGAGAGGTTTTAGAAGATAATAAAATTGGAATTTGCGTCTGATAAAATTAAAAATGAATTATCTAGATTGAATTTACAAGAATTGAAAGAATCCTTAGAAGAAATTAAAACTAAAAATCAAAATAATATGGCACAAGGAGAATTTAATCAGCAAGAGTATTTAGAAAATCAAGTTAAATACTTAGGATTTGGCGGAAGTCAAGAAATTAAAGACCAAATCAAAAACGGAATTGAAGGAACCGAAAAAGAATTCCAAATCCACGCTACATCTGATAAAGTAATGAATGGCAATAAGGCTGACTTTACTTTAAACTTTAAAAAAGATGACAAAGGTGGTGTCTTTTTAAACTCATATGATGCAAAGCTTACTACCAAAAAAGGAGAAGAAAGAACACACTCTTTTCCAGTCAACAGAAGCAATAACATTACCGCTAAAGAAGCTATTAATTTATTAGAGGGCAGAGCCGTTAAAGCAGAATTCACTAATAAAGAAACAGGAGAAATCAATCCTGCCTTTATTAAACTCAAATTAAAAGAAGATAAAAACCAGTATGGTAATTATCAAATGGAATATTACAATAAAAATTATGGTGTAGATGTAGAAGAGATTGCTACAAAAGCAAGACTAGCTTACGCAAATGAGATAGATAAAGAAAGAACGCTAAAATCCTTAGAAAAAGGAAATATTACAAAGGTTAGTTTCTATGTAAAGGAAAATAATAGCAAAAGTAGTTATACAACTAATGGTTTTGCTATTTTAAATCCACAATATAAAATGCTCAATCTTTACGATGAGAAGATGAACAGAGTAAACACGAACAAGGAGGCTCCCAAAGTGGAAATCCAAGACAATCAAAAAAATAATGTAAGGGAGCAAAGCCAAAGAAGAAGTTTGTAATAATCCCATATTTTAAACAGGTGGGCTTTAGCTAGGTCCACCTTAATCAATTTAATGTAAAAAAGTATATAGTGATGAAAAAAATATTATTTATTTTTTCTGCAATCGCCCTATTATCAGGTTGTAGCGAAAAAGTTAAGGCTAAGAAAGGGAGCATAGATATTATATCGAATATCTATTTTGACGCCTCTAAAAATCTTGAAAATGTGCAGAGCATTCAGGTTTCAAAACTTAATTTCAAAGGGGACACAATTCTAGAAATTGCTCCAGCAATTGGAACTCTAGAAATGACAGAACAAGTGAATGTGATTATAGATACAACCTTTTATAATTTCTCAAATGAAAATAGCAAAAAAATTATTTTTTCAAACGATTTAAAAAATGGAAAATCCGTCTACAAAAAAACGGCAGGTGCATTATATACTAAAGAAAACATTATAAACTATGTACACAGAAGAGATTTAAACGACACCACTTTATTTAAGAAGAAATACAAGAGATTTGAAATTGAAACTCCTCTAACCTATTCCGTTTTCTATATTTACAAAACCGACACCATATTACCCTATTCAATTTACCCTCAAGTCGATAAAGATTATTCGGGAAGAATCGAAAGGATTGATAGCTACAATAAAAAGAAAGATATATTTGTTACTTTACAAATGGTAACTAAAAATGATTGGGATGCCGAAGCTCAAGATATTTTTGATTTTAATCAATATTTAAGTACAAAAAAATGAAACTAATTATAGCAGAAAAGCCTTCACAAGCATTTGATTACGCAAAAGCTTTAGGTGGATTTAAAAACAAAGACGGATACTTAGAAAATAACGAATATTATATAACTTGGTGTTTTGGGCATTTAGTTGAACTGGCGAAGGATACAGCATATAGAGAGGAAACCAAATGGGATAAATCATACTTACCATTATTACCTGAAAAATTCCAATACACCATAGGAAGAGACCGAAAAGGTAATATAGATAATGGAAAGAGAAAACAAATAAATTTAATCAAAGATTTAGCCCATAAGTCGGAAAGTATCATCAACGCTACAGACGCTGATAGAGAGGGCGAACTTATTTTTAGATATGTATATAACTTTTTAAATCTGAAAAATCCATTTCAAAGACTTTGGATATCATCACTTACTAAAGGAGATATAATTAAAGGGTTTAACAGCTTGCTTTCAGCTCAAGATGTAAATAATCTTTCAAAAGCAGGCTACGCACGAGCTATTGCTGATTGGTTAATAGGCATTAACGGCACACAATCGGCAACTTTGCATTTGGGAAACGGAAATTTATTGAGTATAGGAAGGGTGCAAACAGCTATTCTTAAAATCATTTGCGAACGATATTTAAAACATAAAGATTTTAAGCCAACTTACTCTTACAGGCTAAAAGCCTTACATGAGAATCAAAGACAAGGTCTTTCGTTTGAATCGACAACAGAAGTATTTTCAACTGAACAGGAGGCAAAAGATGTCTTATCTAAATTAGATAAATCACAACATTTTTTTGTAAACAAAGAAAATAAAACTACAAAACAGGCTCCACCTTTGTTGTTTTCAATCGACACACTTATTGTAAGTTGTAACAAACTATTTAATCTTACAGGACAACAGACATTAAACATAGCTCAGAGCCTTTACGAGAAAAAATTAACTACTTATCCAAGAACGGATAGTAATTATATAAATGAAGAAAATTTTGAGAATCTAAAAGGCTATTTGCCTGAATTAGCATTAAAATTATTACAGATTAATTATTCTTTCGAAGTTGCAAAACCTAAATCGGTAAATGCAAAAAAACTAACAGGTTCTCACGACGCAATTGTTCCGACTGGAAGTATGGAAAATTTAGCAGATTTAAACGATAACGAAAAGAAAGTATTTCAGTTAATCATCCGTAGATGTCTGCAAAGTTTTTCTACCCCTGCAATTTATGAGAAAACAAATTATAATTTTATAAATAATGAAATTCCCTTTACAACAAAGACAAGCGTTTTAGTAGATAAAGGTTATAAATTATACGAGGAGAAAGCCGAAAAACAAGAACTCACAGAAGATGAACAAAACATTGTATTAGACTATCAGCCTTTTGATAGAGTAAATGTTATTGATTTTAATATTAAAGAAATTGAAGCAAAAGCACCTCAATTATATACAGACGCTAATTTGACACCAGCCCTTACGCATATTGATAAATTTTTAGCCGAAGAAAACCCTGAATTATACCAAGAACTGAAACAAAAAATAGATTTAAAAGATGTGCAAATCGGCACGCAAGCCACACGCCCTG
This Ornithobacterium rhinotracheale DNA region includes the following protein-coding sequences:
- a CDS encoding type IA DNA topoisomerase: MKLIIAEKPSQAFDYAKALGGFKNKDGYLENNEYYITWCFGHLVELAKDTAYREETKWDKSYLPLLPEKFQYTIGRDRKGNIDNGKRKQINLIKDLAHKSESIINATDADREGELIFRYVYNFLNLKNPFQRLWISSLTKGDIIKGFNSLLSAQDVNNLSKAGYARAIADWLIGINGTQSATLHLGNGNLLSIGRVQTAILKIICERYLKHKDFKPTYSYRLKALHENQRQGLSFESTTEVFSTEQEAKDVLSKLDKSQHFFVNKENKTTKQAPPLLFSIDTLIVSCNKLFNLTGQQTLNIAQSLYEKKLTTYPRTDSNYINEENFENLKGYLPELALKLLQINYSFEVAKPKSVNAKKLTGSHDAIVPTGSMENLADLNDNEKKVFQLIIRRCLQSFSTPAIYEKTNYNFINNEIPFTTKTSVLVDKGYKLYEEKAEKQELTEDEQNIVLDYQPFDRVNVIDFNIKEIEAKAPQLYTDANLTPALTHIDKFLAEENPELYQELKQKIDLKDVQIGTQATRPAIIERLKKLNFIKVEKKRYVPTETGLNYYNTIKDLQVSNIANTAILEKQLKDIQEGKITENEFYRDLNDYVSNIVNDIFSLQNKTITKQTKKALGTCPKCRKGNIIEGKKGYGCSEWKQGCDFVIWKQIAGKKITESNVKNLIEKGITPKIKGFKSKTGKPFEAKLTLNEEYKTEFNFNF
- a CDS encoding membrane lipoprotein lipid attachment site-containing protein, with protein sequence MKKILFIFSAIALLSGCSEKVKAKKGSIDIISNIYFDASKNLENVQSIQVSKLNFKGDTILEIAPAIGTLEMTEQVNVIIDTTFYNFSNENSKKIIFSNDLKNGKSVYKKTAGALYTKENIINYVHRRDLNDTTLFKKKYKRFEIETPLTYSVFYIYKTDTILPYSIYPQVDKDYSGRIERIDSYNKKKDIFVTLQMVTKNDWDAEAQDIFDFNQYLSTKK